Proteins from a genomic interval of Musa acuminata AAA Group cultivar baxijiao chromosome BXJ1-9, Cavendish_Baxijiao_AAA, whole genome shotgun sequence:
- the LOC135593485 gene encoding caffeic acid 3-O-methyltransferase-like isoform X2: MASTDNIQQLTLEEEEEAGARALQLVSSCVLPFTLKAAIELRLLDIIVEAGPEASLSPVEIAARLPTKNPQAATTVDRILRLLAANRVVSCSTVHTGTDGHPSRRYGAAPICKYLTKNEGGVSLADMALVHQDKVFVDAWYYLKDSVLEGVVPLNSAYGMPVFDYIGTDPRFNKVFNAGMRGHSSVIVNNLLRVYGGFDDVEVLVDVGGNDGATLQMITSRHRHIKGINYDLPHVISGAKPLPGVKHVHGNMFETVPSGDAVFLKSQSRLQMLKLSFNWILPCWFTALVGKRGLRRSSRPWQRKPGSQGSKLLMCLRRLGSWNSSSR; this comes from the exons ATGGCATCCACCGATAACATTCAGCAGCTGAcgctcgaggaggaggaggaggcaggcgCGCGCGCCTTGCAGTTGGTGAGCAGCTGCGTCCTTCCCTTCACCCTTAAAGCCGCGATCGAGCTCCGGCTCCTCGACATCATCGTGGAGGCCGGCCCGGAGGCCTCGTTGAGTCCGGTTGAGATCGCCGCCCGGCTGCCGACCAAGAACCCGCAGGCGGCCACCACGGTGGACCGAATACTCCGCTTGCTCGCGGCTAACAGAGTGGTCAGCTGCAGCACCGTCCACACAGGGACGGATGGCCACCCTTCGAGGAGGTACGGCGCGGCTCCCATCTGCAAGTACCTGACAAAGAACGAAGGCGGTGTGTCACTGGCTGATATGGCATTGGTGCATCAGGATAAGGTCTTCGTGGATGCATG GTACTATCTAAAAGATTCCGTGTTGGAGGGAGTCGTCCCTCTGAACTCCGCCTACGGGATGCCGGTGTTCGATTACATAGGCACAGATCCACGGTTCAACAAGGTGTTCAACGCTGGCATGAGGGGCCACTCCAGCGTCATCGTCAACAATCTGCTCCGCGTCTACGGTGGTTTCGATGACGTGGAGGTGCTCGTAGATGTCGGTGGCAACGACGGTGCCACCCTCCAGATGATTACCTCTAGGCACAGACACATCAAGGGCATCAACTACGACTTGCCCCATGTCATCTCCGGTGCCAAGCCCCTGCCAG GTGTTAAACACGTCCACGGAAACATGTTCGAAACTGTTCCGAGCGGAGACGCCGTGTTCTTGAAG TCCCAGAGCCGACTGCAAATGCTCAAGCTGTCTTTCAATTGGATCTTGCCATGCTGGTTTACTGCGTTGGTGGGAAAGAGAGGACTGAGAAGGAGTTCAAGGCCTTGGCAACGGAAGCCGGGTTCCCAGGGTTCAAAGCTTCTCATGTGTTTGCGGAGACTTGGGTCATGGAATTCATCAAGTAGATGA
- the LOC135593485 gene encoding flavone O-methyltransferase 1-like isoform X1, whose protein sequence is MASTDNIQQLTLEEEEEAGARALQLVSSCVLPFTLKAAIELRLLDIIVEAGPEASLSPVEIAARLPTKNPQAATTVDRILRLLAANRVVSCSTVHTGTDGHPSRRYGAAPICKYLTKNEGGVSLADMALVHQDKVFVDAWYYLKDSVLEGVVPLNSAYGMPVFDYIGTDPRFNKVFNAGMRGHSSVIVNNLLRVYGGFDDVEVLVDVGGNDGATLQMITSRHRHIKGINYDLPHVISGAKPLPGVKHVHGNMFETVPSGDAVFLKWILHDWSDEHCMKILKNCWKALPQHGKIIVVEHVLPAVPEPTANAQAVFQLDLAMLVYCVGGKERTEKEFKALATEAGFPGFKASHVFAETWVMEFIK, encoded by the exons ATGGCATCCACCGATAACATTCAGCAGCTGAcgctcgaggaggaggaggaggcaggcgCGCGCGCCTTGCAGTTGGTGAGCAGCTGCGTCCTTCCCTTCACCCTTAAAGCCGCGATCGAGCTCCGGCTCCTCGACATCATCGTGGAGGCCGGCCCGGAGGCCTCGTTGAGTCCGGTTGAGATCGCCGCCCGGCTGCCGACCAAGAACCCGCAGGCGGCCACCACGGTGGACCGAATACTCCGCTTGCTCGCGGCTAACAGAGTGGTCAGCTGCAGCACCGTCCACACAGGGACGGATGGCCACCCTTCGAGGAGGTACGGCGCGGCTCCCATCTGCAAGTACCTGACAAAGAACGAAGGCGGTGTGTCACTGGCTGATATGGCATTGGTGCATCAGGATAAGGTCTTCGTGGATGCATG GTACTATCTAAAAGATTCCGTGTTGGAGGGAGTCGTCCCTCTGAACTCCGCCTACGGGATGCCGGTGTTCGATTACATAGGCACAGATCCACGGTTCAACAAGGTGTTCAACGCTGGCATGAGGGGCCACTCCAGCGTCATCGTCAACAATCTGCTCCGCGTCTACGGTGGTTTCGATGACGTGGAGGTGCTCGTAGATGTCGGTGGCAACGACGGTGCCACCCTCCAGATGATTACCTCTAGGCACAGACACATCAAGGGCATCAACTACGACTTGCCCCATGTCATCTCCGGTGCCAAGCCCCTGCCAG GTGTTAAACACGTCCACGGAAACATGTTCGAAACTGTTCCGAGCGGAGACGCCGTGTTCTTGAAG TGGATTCTTCATGACTGGAGCGACGAACACTgtatgaaaatattgaaaaactGTTGGAAAGCGTTGCCACAACATGGAAAGATAATTGTGGTGGAACATGTGCTTCCAGCAGTCCCAGAGCCGACTGCAAATGCTCAAGCTGTCTTTCAATTGGATCTTGCCATGCTGGTTTACTGCGTTGGTGGGAAAGAGAGGACTGAGAAGGAGTTCAAGGCCTTGGCAACGGAAGCCGGGTTCCCAGGGTTCAAAGCTTCTCATGTGTTTGCGGAGACTTGGGTCATGGAATTCATCAAGTAG